A region of Lichenibacterium dinghuense DNA encodes the following proteins:
- a CDS encoding ATP-dependent helicase, translating to MAGHGLTLATYKPSPSLPDRAFLFGKTVGVSVIVPEPERPVEIAHEVGHAVMHRDPRLGVGRSRRGADGGLLMNGYSTRQRVEIQAILFADEVLCPSTKVRGLLAAGMGVTDIATGLRLPESIVVRQATHALLPPDDRPPRAWRRVDLDARQRECASWSDGPLLVIGAAGTGKSTVVAERLLELVDRTRGSPPSSTRAGDTPATILAIASTPWAAEALEEHVAAHDPAMVGQVAACTLVEFAHDIVVRWPDRIKRDGRVRVADRTEAIGILADLPTESPARVLRDLAAGRIEGSTENGVEAEFARELARRNAVYAGDVLAMAVRVLAEDEVLVAELRHRHRHVLVDDLQDVPPAGLELLRVLCEGGPGLWATGDAGQAVDRHRGAGADGVVDFERRFGGRTLRLERRYRARNGGVLALHEALDGPSGRRRGCATGGRLTVTPDFASEAEAIRDGIEELRAAGVPLREQALLARSHKMLDNLTGALAALGVPVLTLGDVRLRHDVLALKAVLALAADHHPTVEEFLALAASPPYGVPARDAGLVLACASQKGSTPRRILASLRDLPDLGRDAAEGLARLATDLVALASRTGHKALVAWILDRPGTLAQALRPDASLEDRLGLVAAYQVLVVCEEGEALGSGDLPSLLDRIDNQNAFDRPRLHRHVTLSTADIDAVRAMTMPASRGMEFRAVHIGGMRKLGRVVGEHDAEDEIFRVAVTRASEHVRLYRASRYGRRDSAASPHLAKLEGLLQVVRRA from the coding sequence TTGGCGGGCCACGGCCTGACGCTCGCCACTTACAAGCCGAGCCCGAGCCTGCCGGACCGCGCCTTCCTCTTCGGCAAGACCGTGGGCGTGTCCGTCATCGTGCCCGAGCCGGAACGCCCCGTCGAGATCGCTCACGAGGTCGGCCACGCCGTGATGCACCGCGATCCCAGGCTGGGCGTCGGCCGGTCGCGACGGGGAGCGGACGGCGGCTTGCTGATGAACGGCTACTCGACGAGGCAGAGGGTCGAGATCCAGGCGATCTTGTTCGCGGACGAGGTGCTCTGTCCGTCCACGAAGGTCCGCGGACTTCTCGCGGCCGGCATGGGCGTGACCGACATCGCGACCGGACTGCGGCTTCCCGAGAGCATCGTCGTCCGTCAGGCGACCCATGCGCTGCTCCCCCCCGACGATCGCCCGCCGCGGGCATGGCGACGGGTCGACCTCGACGCCCGGCAGCGCGAGTGCGCGTCTTGGTCGGATGGGCCGTTGCTCGTCATTGGCGCCGCGGGAACGGGGAAGTCCACGGTCGTGGCGGAGCGTCTGCTCGAACTCGTGGACCGGACCAGGGGGAGCCCCCCGTCGTCGACGCGGGCGGGGGACACGCCCGCCACGATCCTCGCCATCGCCTCGACGCCGTGGGCGGCCGAGGCGCTCGAGGAGCACGTCGCGGCGCACGACCCGGCGATGGTGGGCCAGGTCGCGGCGTGCACCCTGGTCGAGTTCGCGCACGACATCGTCGTCAGATGGCCGGACCGGATCAAGCGTGACGGACGCGTCCGCGTGGCCGACCGGACCGAAGCCATCGGGATCCTGGCCGACCTCCCGACGGAGTCGCCGGCGCGCGTCCTGCGGGACCTCGCGGCCGGTCGCATCGAAGGTTCGACGGAAAACGGCGTCGAGGCGGAGTTCGCCCGGGAACTCGCCCGCCGCAACGCCGTCTACGCGGGCGACGTGCTGGCCATGGCGGTCCGAGTGCTGGCGGAGGACGAGGTCCTCGTCGCCGAGCTTCGTCACCGACATCGACACGTCCTCGTCGACGACCTGCAGGACGTCCCGCCGGCCGGGCTGGAGCTGCTCCGCGTACTCTGCGAGGGAGGTCCCGGCCTATGGGCGACCGGCGACGCCGGGCAGGCCGTCGACCGCCACAGGGGAGCCGGGGCGGATGGCGTGGTGGACTTCGAACGGCGTTTCGGGGGACGCACGTTGCGCCTCGAACGCCGGTACAGGGCGCGGAACGGCGGCGTCCTCGCATTGCACGAGGCGCTCGACGGGCCAAGCGGACGGCGACGGGGATGCGCCACCGGTGGGCGGCTCACGGTGACGCCCGACTTCGCTTCGGAGGCCGAGGCGATCCGGGACGGGATCGAGGAACTGCGTGCGGCGGGCGTCCCCTTGCGGGAACAAGCCTTGCTGGCCAGGTCGCACAAGATGCTGGACAATCTCACGGGCGCCCTCGCCGCCTTGGGAGTGCCCGTCCTCACCCTCGGGGACGTTCGGCTCCGCCACGACGTGCTCGCCTTGAAGGCCGTGTTGGCCCTCGCGGCCGATCATCATCCGACCGTCGAAGAATTCCTCGCGCTCGCGGCGTCCCCGCCCTACGGCGTGCCCGCGCGCGACGCGGGACTCGTCCTCGCGTGCGCCTCACAAAAAGGGTCGACCCCCCGACGCATCCTGGCATCGCTCCGGGATCTTCCGGACCTCGGGAGGGATGCGGCCGAGGGCTTGGCGCGGCTGGCGACGGACCTCGTCGCCCTGGCCTCCCGGACCGGCCACAAGGCGCTCGTGGCGTGGATCCTCGACCGCCCCGGCACGCTGGCGCAGGCGTTGCGCCCGGACGCCTCGCTCGAGGACCGATTGGGGCTGGTCGCCGCCTACCAGGTCCTGGTCGTCTGCGAGGAGGGCGAGGCGCTGGGAAGTGGCGACCTCCCGTCGCTGCTCGACCGCATCGACAACCAGAACGCGTTCGATCGGCCGCGCCTCCATCGCCACGTGACCCTGTCCACCGCGGACATCGACGCCGTCCGCGCGATGACGATGCCCGCGAGCCGGGGCATGGAGTTCCGCGCCGTCCACATTGGGGGGATGAGGAAGCTCGGACGGGTCGTCGGGGAGCATGATGCGGAGGACGAGATCTTCCGCGTCGCCGTCACCCGCGCAAGCGAACACGTCCGCTTGTACAGGGCATCGAGGTATGGCCGGCGCGACAGCGCCGCATCGCCCCACCTCGCGAAGCTCGAAGGTCTCCTGCAAGTCGTCCGTCGGGCCTGA
- a CDS encoding Tn7 transposase TnsA N-terminal domain-containing protein: MSAAGRRDGPRGEVSEDAGCGGDAEGRRTSPRRATPRREPGRPGADRRRRTSARGGTAPPRDHGASPTRHDFSRRVLRPSTATRIPGAPSKGSGRGTVVGPDLRKLLAESFLEYAVMLALLACTWVRNVWEQPTAVRYVAEGRPMSHTFDLLLETTDGRRILVEVKPSEIADREGTRELVDLIASQLAVGVADAATLVTELQVPPDVLHDADLISSSRRHPSPDNDRRFLAALPVGGATIAETCVASGLRGEGMRAAARLIGAGALERLTDGRIAPETVVAPRETRP, translated from the coding sequence GTGAGCGCCGCCGGCCGCCGGGACGGCCCTCGGGGCGAAGTGTCGGAGGACGCCGGGTGCGGCGGCGACGCCGAGGGGCGCCGGACGTCGCCGCGCCGCGCCACGCCCCGGCGCGAGCCCGGGCGTCCCGGCGCGGATCGTCGCCGGCGGACCTCCGCCCGCGGCGGGACCGCGCCCCCGCGCGATCACGGCGCCTCGCCGACGCGGCACGACTTCTCGCGCCGCGTCCTCCGCCCGTCCACGGCCACGCGGATCCCCGGCGCTCCGTCCAAGGGCTCGGGTCGCGGCACCGTCGTCGGGCCCGACCTCCGCAAGCTGCTGGCGGAGTCCTTCCTGGAATACGCCGTGATGCTGGCGCTGCTGGCCTGCACCTGGGTCCGCAACGTGTGGGAGCAGCCGACCGCCGTCAGGTACGTCGCGGAGGGCCGGCCCATGAGCCACACGTTCGACCTGCTGCTCGAGACGACCGATGGCCGGCGCATCCTCGTCGAGGTGAAACCCTCCGAGATCGCCGACCGCGAGGGGACGCGCGAGCTGGTGGACCTCATCGCCTCGCAGCTCGCGGTCGGCGTCGCGGACGCCGCGACGCTGGTCACGGAGCTGCAGGTGCCGCCGGACGTCCTCCACGACGCCGACCTCATCTCCTCCTCGCGGCGGCATCCCAGCCCCGACAACGACCGACGCTTCCTCGCCGCGCTGCCGGTCGGAGGCGCGACCATCGCCGAGACCTGCGTGGCGAGCGGGCTCCGCGGCGAGGGGATGCGGGCGGCGGCCAGGCTCATCGGCGCGGGCGCGCTGGAGCGCCTCACCGACGGGAGGATCGCGCCCGAGACCGTCGTCGCGCCGCGCGAGACGCGACCGTGA
- a CDS encoding AAA family ATPase: MLEYGPEPKVARDRPVRVRVEDLEEDGRILETLLKVYARRSDDGRFEGSLRDMVVGTLSGKDGRAIILAAPSGAGKTSLVEHASRRVPGLSLDGRRPGMLFVQVPSPCSLADLGAEIATAAGHPVRKGLKAPVAWDAAWRVIRVKKIRFLWIDEVHSITEVANAKSARQIRNTLKMALINARHKVGLVLSGDPSIVGFLRGDAHVRRRSDVFAFAPLDGGMLEVLAKTVARLAEKVGMGTPRNLRNQVVPRLAHAALGQFGTAIEMTRFTIVGALRIKDGRDRSPSSLTLEHFATHWARSTGAANTENPFLTARWADLDVAAILGGDGGSAPNAAGGAKASRGAKPSRPRRRG; the protein is encoded by the coding sequence ATGCTTGAGTACGGCCCCGAGCCGAAGGTGGCCCGCGACCGCCCCGTGCGCGTGCGGGTCGAGGACCTGGAGGAGGATGGACGCATCCTGGAGACCTTGTTGAAGGTCTACGCCCGGCGCTCGGACGACGGGCGGTTCGAGGGAAGCCTGCGCGACATGGTGGTGGGGACGCTGTCCGGTAAGGACGGGCGGGCCATCATCCTCGCGGCCCCCTCCGGAGCGGGGAAGACGTCCCTGGTGGAGCACGCGTCGCGGCGCGTCCCCGGCCTCTCGCTCGACGGCCGCAGGCCGGGCATGCTGTTCGTCCAGGTCCCGTCACCTTGCTCGCTCGCCGACCTCGGCGCCGAGATCGCGACCGCCGCCGGGCACCCGGTCCGGAAGGGCCTGAAGGCGCCCGTGGCGTGGGACGCCGCCTGGCGCGTCATCCGGGTCAAGAAGATCCGGTTCCTTTGGATCGACGAGGTCCATTCGATCACGGAGGTGGCCAACGCCAAGTCCGCGAGGCAGATCCGGAACACGCTGAAGATGGCCTTGATCAACGCCCGCCACAAGGTCGGTCTGGTGCTGTCCGGCGATCCGTCCATCGTCGGTTTCCTCCGCGGCGACGCGCACGTCCGGAGGCGCTCCGACGTCTTCGCCTTCGCCCCGTTGGACGGGGGGATGCTCGAGGTCCTGGCGAAGACCGTGGCGAGGCTCGCCGAGAAGGTCGGCATGGGGACGCCGCGCAACCTGCGCAACCAGGTCGTGCCCCGCCTGGCGCACGCCGCCCTCGGCCAGTTCGGCACCGCGATCGAGATGACGCGCTTCACGATCGTGGGGGCGCTCCGCATCAAGGACGGGCGAGATCGGTCGCCGAGCTCGCTCACGCTGGAGCACTTCGCGACGCATTGGGCCCGGTCGACCGGCGCGGCCAACACGGAGAACCCCTTCTTGACCGCGCGCTGGGCCGACCTCGACGTGGCCGCGATCCTCGGTGGCGACGGGGGCTCCGCCCCGAACGCCGCCGGGGGCGCGAAGGCGAGCCGTGGCGCGAAGCCGTCCCGACCGCGCCGGAGGGGCTGA
- a CDS encoding TniQ family protein produces the protein MALPFEFPAFPADETLQGFVSRVARHYETDLANFCDVAGISVTGLTTGADRAIARVADITGIPAATLRPRAFVRLDPDRVAYRGQTFQRRDLRRVELHGCPACLRADLAGSSLEPDVATYVRGSWFVRGIRTCPVHDVGFVRLAGEGRNPVRSGGPYVSVERLTTALEDLDALERAAPRRRPSAFETYLGHRLRGRDPRRPSPLLDDMPLHAATRTCEMVGAVALFGPKVAVGVLDEEDWRAASAAGFDLVSGGAGQVRSLLDHLQDTHEPGRSRNGKSRDVFGKLYAWARAGAGDPDYAPVRDLLREHILDTMPVDVGDDVLGVVVERRRVHSVATACHDGRQTSRRLRRELVAAGVLSDVPDDDRHRAVAAPVERVDALVGRLAAALSKAQAAAHLGLSILQFQRLVDDGLIHPVVPKVRTERTWSRFCAEELEAFLARLAKGARPCEAPPPGAVGIAEAARLTNVGSAAIIRLLMARKLPGARRRPTIPGVPSFLVDVAEIERVHKAQVVPHLRFSAVAGRLQVNLCTPAALAARGHLRTTTVVGARTHRTSRFVTLASVEAFTARMASLVELSRTYGLHNCKMKRLLDEKGVDPAIPNGQVLANFYDRARVEAVLPIENVRGPVRSD, from the coding sequence ATGGCCCTTCCCTTCGAGTTCCCCGCCTTCCCCGCCGACGAGACGCTGCAAGGGTTCGTCTCGCGGGTCGCGCGCCACTACGAGACCGACCTCGCGAACTTCTGCGACGTCGCGGGCATTTCGGTGACCGGCCTGACCACCGGGGCCGACCGGGCGATCGCGAGGGTCGCGGACATCACGGGCATACCCGCGGCGACGCTCCGGCCCCGCGCCTTCGTCCGGTTGGATCCCGATCGCGTCGCGTACCGGGGCCAGACGTTCCAGCGACGCGACCTGAGGAGGGTGGAGCTCCACGGCTGCCCCGCCTGCCTGCGTGCGGACCTCGCCGGATCGAGCCTCGAACCCGACGTCGCGACGTACGTCAGGGGAAGTTGGTTCGTCAGGGGCATCCGGACCTGCCCCGTCCACGACGTGGGCTTCGTGCGCCTGGCGGGGGAAGGGCGCAATCCGGTCCGAAGCGGGGGACCTTACGTGTCCGTGGAGCGGCTCACGACCGCCCTGGAGGATCTCGACGCTCTGGAGCGGGCGGCTCCACGGCGCAGACCGTCCGCCTTCGAGACGTACCTCGGACATCGATTGCGCGGGCGCGACCCGCGTCGACCCTCGCCGTTGCTGGACGACATGCCCCTGCATGCGGCGACGCGGACCTGCGAAATGGTGGGGGCGGTGGCCCTGTTCGGCCCCAAGGTCGCCGTGGGGGTGCTGGATGAGGAGGACTGGCGCGCCGCGTCGGCCGCCGGCTTCGACCTGGTCTCTGGAGGAGCCGGGCAGGTCCGGTCGTTGCTCGACCATCTCCAGGACACGCATGAACCCGGCAGGTCCCGGAACGGCAAGTCGCGCGACGTCTTCGGCAAGCTGTACGCCTGGGCGAGGGCGGGCGCCGGCGATCCCGACTACGCGCCGGTCCGCGACCTCCTGCGCGAACACATCCTCGACACGATGCCCGTCGACGTCGGCGACGACGTCCTCGGGGTCGTGGTCGAACGACGCAGGGTCCACTCGGTCGCGACGGCGTGCCACGACGGGCGCCAGACGTCGCGGCGGCTTCGCCGCGAGCTCGTCGCGGCCGGCGTGCTGTCCGACGTCCCGGACGACGACAGGCACCGCGCGGTCGCGGCGCCGGTGGAGCGGGTCGACGCGCTCGTGGGGCGGCTCGCGGCGGCCCTGTCGAAGGCGCAGGCGGCGGCGCACCTCGGCCTGTCCATCCTTCAATTCCAGCGCCTCGTCGACGACGGCCTCATCCATCCCGTCGTACCGAAGGTCAGGACGGAGCGGACGTGGTCGAGGTTCTGCGCGGAGGAACTCGAGGCATTCCTGGCTCGCCTCGCGAAGGGAGCCCGACCCTGCGAGGCGCCCCCGCCGGGAGCCGTGGGGATCGCCGAGGCGGCGCGCCTGACCAACGTCGGGTCCGCGGCCATCATCCGGCTCCTCATGGCGCGCAAGTTGCCCGGCGCCCGCAGGCGGCCCACGATCCCCGGGGTGCCGTCCTTCCTCGTCGACGTCGCGGAGATCGAGAGGGTCCACAAGGCCCAGGTAGTTCCTCACCTCAGGTTCAGCGCCGTCGCGGGACGGCTCCAGGTGAACCTTTGCACGCCTGCGGCGCTGGCCGCCAGGGGCCACCTGCGGACCACCACCGTCGTCGGGGCGAGGACCCATCGGACCAGCCGCTTCGTCACCCTGGCGTCGGTGGAGGCGTTCACCGCGAGGATGGCGAGCTTGGTCGAACTCAGCCGGACGTACGGCCTGCACAATTGCAAGATGAAGCGCCTGCTCGACGAGAAGGGCGTGGACCCCGCCATCCCCAACGGTCAGGTCCTGGCCAACTTCTACGACCGAGCCAGGGTGGAAGCCGTCCTGCCGATCGAGAACGTCCGGGGGCCGGTCCGGTCCGATTGA
- a CDS encoding ImmA/IrrE family metallo-endopeptidase produces the protein MSDAETGDLNDALDAVFGPSLHRDLEPKHRALASGVRFVRSQTHLARWKEGAKGRKMTAFECIEAFGWPLMARLAEEPVVLIARPGPSVAEVFADRRRSFGVPTGDLARRVGVGPEVLEKAESGLRKIPMWLLTRIAWALGFDYWTIGHEVPAEATESLAHRRREVTGAPQPPSTEIVLDLLEAASIHNAQLRLASWLAGIGGDVPPRRRAPHRPKHRRPRTQEEAWRQGADLARRTRELLALGTGPVCDLAELMEGRFGIPVVRMRSQPALAGATIRNGEDRGVLVNVLGINENPGTRRVTLAHELCHALWDADEDLEAIRIDWSDEIMGADRRPDPNEDRAQAFAGELLAPAAVVGKAFLDGGRTPEALHHVMRTFGVSLTCARIQIKLGSKGAVSDRVLRSIGPVELTDWIDAELPRVHDELPGLKMQRSGGLLGACLGSHEAGLIVPETMADLLGVTLPELERALDLRGSMPPTPR, from the coding sequence ATGAGCGATGCCGAGACCGGCGACTTGAACGACGCGCTGGACGCGGTGTTCGGCCCCAGCTTGCACCGAGACTTGGAGCCGAAGCACCGAGCCCTGGCGAGCGGCGTGCGCTTCGTCCGAAGTCAAACCCATCTGGCGCGCTGGAAGGAGGGTGCGAAGGGACGCAAGATGACGGCGTTCGAATGCATCGAGGCATTCGGCTGGCCGCTCATGGCGCGGCTCGCCGAAGAACCCGTTGTTCTGATCGCTCGGCCGGGACCGTCGGTCGCGGAGGTTTTCGCGGATCGACGGCGAAGTTTCGGGGTGCCGACCGGGGATCTCGCTCGCAGGGTGGGGGTCGGACCGGAGGTCCTCGAGAAGGCGGAGTCCGGCCTGCGGAAGATCCCGATGTGGCTGCTGACCCGCATCGCTTGGGCGTTGGGGTTCGACTACTGGACGATCGGCCACGAGGTACCCGCGGAGGCGACCGAGTCGTTGGCGCACAGGCGGAGGGAGGTCACGGGGGCGCCCCAGCCCCCAAGCACCGAGATCGTCCTGGATCTGCTCGAGGCGGCGTCGATCCACAACGCCCAGCTTCGCCTAGCGTCCTGGCTCGCGGGGATCGGGGGCGACGTCCCACCACGGAGGAGGGCGCCGCACCGACCGAAGCACCGGCGTCCCCGGACGCAGGAGGAAGCTTGGCGGCAAGGCGCGGACTTGGCCCGCCGCACCCGGGAACTCCTCGCCCTGGGTACCGGTCCCGTATGCGACCTTGCGGAGCTCATGGAAGGAAGGTTCGGAATACCGGTGGTGCGGATGCGTTCGCAGCCCGCGCTCGCCGGCGCGACCATCCGCAATGGCGAGGACCGTGGGGTGCTGGTCAACGTGCTCGGGATCAACGAGAACCCCGGCACGCGACGCGTGACGCTGGCGCACGAACTTTGCCATGCGCTCTGGGACGCGGACGAAGACCTCGAAGCCATCCGCATCGATTGGAGCGACGAGATCATGGGGGCGGATCGCCGACCCGATCCGAACGAGGATCGTGCGCAGGCCTTCGCCGGTGAACTCCTCGCGCCCGCGGCCGTGGTGGGGAAGGCGTTCCTGGACGGCGGTCGCACCCCCGAGGCGCTCCACCACGTCATGAGGACGTTCGGCGTTAGCCTCACCTGTGCCAGGATCCAGATCAAGCTCGGGTCGAAGGGCGCCGTGAGCGACCGGGTCCTCCGATCAATAGGTCCGGTGGAGCTCACGGACTGGATCGACGCCGAACTTCCGCGGGTCCACGACGAGCTTCCGGGGCTCAAGATGCAACGGTCGGGTGGGCTGCTGGGCGCATGCCTCGGGTCTCACGAGGCGGGCCTGATCGTCCCGGAGACGATGGCCGATCTACTCGGCGTGACCCTCCCCGAGTTGGAGCGGGCCTTGGATCTCCGCGGGTCGATGCCTCCAACGCCACGATAA